A window of the Chaetodon trifascialis isolate fChaTrf1 chromosome 9, fChaTrf1.hap1, whole genome shotgun sequence genome harbors these coding sequences:
- the esrrd gene encoding estrogen-related receptor gamma gives MMELKDFCLTDDCHFISPPRLLESPSSSPPLSSPADEAQSPASLPLSSPLSPSHSVFILPSPASSSSSSSYSLLCGAPDPDSPTGSSSSGGSVEGGGVASEASVCFSMSQSGSFSAQVDSILRGDYLTPMGAAGPKRLCLVCGDFASGYHYGVASCEACKAFFKRTIQGNIEYSCPVMNECEITKRRRKACQACRFRKCLQAGMMREGVRMDRVRGGRQKYKRRVEAGLGSYLHPVSSRNKVVSHLLLTEPAPLAANQDDSTDDGSLRTLLTLCDLLNRELLVLIGWAKQIPGFSGLSLVDQMSLLQSGWMEALLVGVAWRSLAAAGEELVFAGNLRMDEDQCRAAGLADLYEAVHHLTAKYRAMNLSAEEAVTLKAMALANSDADPVDCPDSVQRFQDGLHEALHEYESSRGEQRRAGRLLMSLPLLRQTADRAVQAFLRLHRRRRIPLHKLLLEMLDAKA, from the exons ATGATGGAGCTGAAGGACTTCTGTCTGACAGACGACTGTCACTTCATCAGTCCTCCGCG cctcctggaatccccctcctcctccccccccctcTCGTCCCCCGCTGATGAAGCTCAGTCTCCGGcttccctccccctctcctcccccctcagcCCCTCCCACTCAGTCTTCATCCTCCCCAGCCCggcgtcctcctcctcctcctcctcctacagCCTCCTCTGTGGGGCGCCGGACCCCGACTCCCCGACAGGATCTAGTTCCAGCGGAGGAAGCGTGGAAGGCGGCGGCGTGGCGTCGGAGGCTTCGGTGTGTTTTTCGATGTCACAGTCGGGTTCGTTCTCAGCACAG GTGGACTCCATCCTGAGGGGCGACTACCTGACGCCGATGGGGGCTGCGGGGCCCAAGAGGCTCTGTCTGGTGTGCGGAGACTTCGCCTCTGGGTATCACTACGGGGTGGCGTCCTGCGAGGCCTGCAAGGCTTTCTTCAAGAGGACCATACAAG GTAACATCGAGTACAGCTGCCCAGTGATGAACGAGTGTGAGATCaccaagaggaggaggaaagccTGTCAGGCCTGCCGCTTCCGGAAGTGTCTCCAGGCCGGGATGATGAGGGAGG GTGTCCGGATGGACCGGGTGCGAGGGGGGCGGCAGAAGTACAAGCGGCGGGTGGAGGCCGGCCTGGGCTCGTACCTCCACCCCGTCAGCAGCA gAAACAAGGTCGTTTCCCATTTGCTGCTGACCGAGCCCGCCCCCCTGGCCGCCAATCAGGACGATTCGACCGATGACGGCAGCCTGCGGACCCTGCTGACCCTCTGTGACCTCCTGAACCGGGAGCTGCtggttctgattggctgggCCAAACAGATCCCAG GTTTCTCCGGGCTCTCTTTGGTCGACCAGATGTCGCTACTACAGAGCGGCTGGATGGAGGCGCTGCTGGTGGGTGTGGCCTGGCGATCGCTGGCCGCGGCGGGGGAGGAGCTCGTGTTCGCCGGAAACCTGCGGATGGACGAGGATCAGTGTCGAGCTGCCGGATTGGCCGACCTGTACGAGGCGGTGCATCACCTGACGGCTAAATACCGGGCGATGAACCTGAGCGCAGAGGAGGCGGTGACGTTAAAGGCCATGGCGCTCGCCAactcag ACGCCGACCCGGTGGACTGTCCGGACTCGGTGCAGCGGTTCCAGGACGGGCTCCATGAGGCCCTGCATGAGTACGAGTCGTCCCGCGGCGAGCAGCGCCGGGCGGGCCGCCTGCTGATGAGCCTCCCCCTGCTGCGGCAGACGGCCGACCGAGCCGTGCAGGCCTTCCTGCGGCTGCACCGCCGCCGCCGCATCCCCctccacaaactgctgctggagatGCTGGACGCCAAGGCCTGA
- the LOC139336250 gene encoding latent-transforming growth factor beta-binding protein 4, producing the protein MLQPQLCCFLSSLFIVFISPLPADGQTAAGGGAGGRVERIQVMFTPTICKVRCSQERCVNYCERGNVTTLYSSSEGGGGAGAAGGGRDGSHGPGFRVFLCPLLCKNGGVCLQKDRCLCPPNFTGKFCQIAVATTAVAAAASPSSTNEIVKPALLSTMATNQALTQSEFLLPLNQETRSGGPAPSMVKVRVQHPPEASVKIHQVLKVSGFSPTLRTSSSSSSSSSSSGSAGAPAPAGIGVQAQTLRGGGTYNQQSGFKYCFREVKDGQCSSPLPGLRSREMCCRAIGKAWGITDCVLCPDNTGQSNSSCPAGFEGTNGTQCVDVNECLQPGLCENGICVNTRGSYSCVCRVGFILDASHGICISQSVISEEKGQCYRVLGSGQGPSSCGLPIARNITKQICCCSRVGKAWGSDCQRCPYFGSVAFKEICPAGPGYHYSPSTLQFNQRVTEHLGSRGAQLVTHGNQDNQGPGSESHSSGASRSQQKPSASGTTAGGASTSTSSASGVGSSVGSAGTHTRPSPPQPPPQPPHRPQPQPPPQPPHRPQPQPPPRPQPQSPPQPPPRPQPQPPPRPQPQPPPQPRPVDFPSSRPVQPGSAGTTATQDKPQTPGRSGTQQNRPDPPPSQPRPQPPSTGGQSARTPSASRPNQPAGRGDSLPAPAQPQSPERGSRPSGGLPPLQHKPTISPTGRVQMRGACESRPGVCGRGHCVDQPGGKHTCVCDRGYQPNSQRTYCQDVNECVQSPSVCSVGECVNSMGSYRCVCPSGYRSSSQQTSCQDIDECLQSPCVNGRCDNTPGSYRCVCRLGYRLSGNTCTDVDECEDPLQCPGQECVNSQGSYRCITCQPGYRLSNRLCTDIDECRLAPCSNGHCENTPGSYRCVCRHGFKLHNNTCTDVDECAELSQCPGQMCVNTVGSYRCMSCRPGYTLSNRQCADINECENSESCPGQQCVNTEGSYSCVDCQQGYHSVNRVCEDVDECVQASQCPGQQCVNTVGSYRCVSCQPGYSSQDGSCKDVDECVSVGACEADRVCVNTVGSFRCDCRPGYRSSGLGRLCRDVNECLEGDFCFPRGECVNTAGSYTCVCSQGFTLSDNRTVCLDVDECVKPGVCVDGRCVNTEGSFQCQCQTGFTTNPEKTACLDVDECVSSGGSVCGSQRCENTIGSYHCLTSCDPGYQVTQSGNCMDIDECANQTVCGDHALCQNLIGTYLCVCHQGFTSTANGKACEDEDECVSLPGVCGSARCENVEGSFMCECDRRGDEFDASSRRCVSATQPAERQPGSSSSSSFHVSVVELAPMLPPLPAARPGELRECYYNLAERGTCSLLATNTSQQECCCTVGEGWGLGCQYHTCPSADTAEFLSLCPSGRGYVTASPAAFSYRDVDECKRFHPEVCKNGVCVNNIPGYNCYCSSGYVYNSTLLECVDHDECEEESCFGGVCVNTVGSYYCSCQPPLVLDDTQRNCINSSHLTVDENLSVCWQHVTADLVCQSPLLGAQVTFMDCCCLYGEGWGMECALCPSTDSEDYASLCSSFVPLFPESFPESSRPETGVRPGAGRGGGAAPPFFPPYSPDSFPPAVVPGRDFGPDYDDYSPAGGSRSGFRGRTPATFSLPDGAYRRPEYSAGYYSEGDFGPSDGSPPRPPSFSLPLDPRGERAFGARPPPPSRPEGSPLSLAPLPGAPYQEQEEEEEEEEVAWRPGPPFPGPPFTERSRGGGAGGAPRRVFERRYESYAGLSAAEDCGILHGCENGRCIRVAEGYTCDCYQGYELDMTSMTCIDINECEDGVRVDFPCVNARCVNTDGSFRCVCRRGYVMSRRPNHCVAA; encoded by the exons ATGCTGCAGCCTCaactctgctgttttctgtcttctctcttcatcgtcttcatctctcctctgccagctgatggacagacagccgcaggaggaggagcaggaggacgagTGGAGAGGATCCAGGTGATGTTCACGCCGACCATCTGCAAGGTGCGCTGCAGCCAGGAGCGATGTGTCAACTACTGCGAGCGAGGCAATGTGACCACGCTGTACAGCAGcagcgagggaggaggaggagcaggagcagcaggaggaggcagggacGGCTCCCATGGACCGGGCTTCAGAGTCT TCctgtgtcctctgctctgtaaGAACGGGGGCGTCTGTCTTCAGAAGGATCGCTGTCTCTGCCCGCCAAACTTCACGGGTAAGTTCTGCCAGATCGCCGTCGCCACCACCGCTGTAGCTGCAGCTGCCTCGCCCTCCTCCACCAATGAGATCGTCAAGCCCGCATTGCTCTCCACCATGGCAACCAATCAGGCGCTGACCCAGTCCGAGTTCCTTTTGCCCCTGAATCAGGAGACAAGGTCTGGAG GCCCTGCCCCGTCCATGGTgaaggtcagagtgcagcacCCCCCTGAGGCCAGCGTGAAGATCCACCAGGTGCTAAAg GTGTCTGGGTTCAGTCCCACACTCCggacgtcctcctcctcctcctcctcctcttcctcctcgggATCAGCGGGTGCTCCGGCTCCAGCAGGCATCGGGGTCCAGGCCCAGACGCTGAGGGGGGGCGGCACGTACAACCAGCAATCGGGGTTTAAGTACTGCTTTAGAGAGGTCAAAGACGGACAG tgcagCTCTCCTCTGCCTGGTCTGAGGAGCAGggaaatgtgctgcagagcCATTGGGAAGGCCTGGGGGATCACTGACTGTGTCCTGTGTCCTGATAACACag GtcagagcaacagcagctgtcCTGCTGGTTTCGAGGGAACCAATGGAACGCAGTGTGTTG ATGTGAATGAGTGCCTCCAGCCGGGGCTGTGTGAGAACGGGATCTGTGTGAACACCAGGGGGAGCTATAGCTGTGTGTGTAGGGTGGGGTTCATCCTCGACGCCTCACATGGAATCTGCATCT cCCAGAGTGTGATATCAGAGGAGAAGGGTCAGTGTTACCGGGTTCTGGGTTCCGGTCAAGGTCCATCCTCCTGTGGCCTGCCCATCGCCAGGAACATCACCAAgcagatctgctgctgcagccgaGTGGGGAAAGCCTGGGGGTCCGACTGCCAAAGATGTCCCTACTTTGGTTCAG TGGCCTTTAAGGAGATCTGTCCAGCTGGTCCTGGTTATCACTACTCACCTTCAACCCTTCAGTTCAACCAGAGAGTCACCGAGCATCTGGGGAGCCGAGGAGCTCAGCTGGTAACCCACGGCAATCAGGATAACCAGG GTCCAGGTTCTGAGTCCCACAGCAGTGGAGCCTCCAGGTCTCAGCAGAAGCCCTCTGCTTCTGGAACAACTGCTGGTGGAGCGAGTACTTCTACTAGTTCTGCTTCAGGTGTCGGATCCAGCGTGGGATCAGCTGGTACCCACACTAGACCCAGTCCACCCCAGCCTCCACCACAGCCTCCACACCGGCCTCAGCCCCAGCCTCCACCACAGCCTCCACACCGGCCTCAACCCCAGCCTCCACCCCGGCCTCAGCCCCAGTCtccaccacagcctccacccCGGCCTCAGCCCCAGCCTCCACCCCGGCCTCAGCCCCAGCCTCCACCCCAGCCCCGTCCGGTGGACTTTCCGTCCTCCAGGCCTGTTCAACCTGGTAGCGCTGGCACCACAGCCACCCAGGACAAGCCCCAGACTCCAGGCAGATCAGGGACGCAGCAGAACCGACCTGACCCTCCACCTTCACAACCAAGACCACAGCCTCCGTCCACTGGTGGTCAAA GTGCTCGGACCCCCTCTGCGTCCCGGCCCAACCAGCCGGCAGGCAGAGGGGACTCTCTGCCTGCTCCGGCCCAGCCGCAGAGCCCCGAGCGTGGGTCGAGGCCCAGTGGAGGactccctcctctgcagcacaaaccAACCATCAGTCCAACGGGCCGAGTCCAGA TGCGAGGTGCATGTGAGAGCAGACCAGGTGTGTGTGGCCGCGGCCACTGTGTGGATCAGCCAGGTGGAAagcacacctgtgtgtgtgatcggGGATACCAGCCCAACTCTCAGCGCACGTACTGCCAAG atgtgaaCGAGTGTGTGCAGTCTCCAAGTGTGTGTTCggtgggagagtgtgtgaacTCGATGGGGAgctacaggtgtgtgtgtccgtctggGTACaggagcagcagccagcagaccaGCTGCCAAG ACATCGACGAATGTCTGCAGAGTCCCTGCGTCAACGGCCGCTGTGACAATACGCCGGGCAGCTACAGGTGTGTCTGCCGCCTTGGTTACAGGCTCAGTGGaaacacctgcacag ATGTGGATGAGTGTGAGGACCCTCTGCAGTGTCCAGGTCAGGAATGCGTCAACAGTCAGGGCTCGTACCGCTGCATCACCTGTCAGCCCGGATACAGACTGTCCAACAGGCTCTGTACAG ACATCGACGAGTGTCGTCTGGCTCCCTGCTCCAACGgtcactgtgaaaacacacctggAAGCTACCGCTGCGTCTGTCGCCATGGTTTCAAGCTCCACAAcaacacctgcacag ATGTGGACGAGTGTGCAGAACTGTCTCAGTGTCCTGGTCAGATGTGTGTGAACACTGTGGGATCGTACCGCTGCATGTCCTGCCGACCAGGATACACACTGTCCAACAGACAGTGtgcag atatcAATGAGTGTGAGAACAGTGAGTCCTGTCCTGGCCAGCAGTGTGTGAACACTGAAGGGTCTTACAGCTGTGTGGACTGTCAGCAGGGATACCACAGTGTGAACAGAGTGTGTGaag atgtggatgagtgtgtgcaggCCTCTCAGTGTcctggtcagcagtgtgtgaaCACTGTGGGGTCGTACcgctgtgtttcctgtcagcctGGATACAGCAGCCAGGATGGATCCTGcaaag atgttgatgagtgtgtgagcgtTGGGGCGTGCGAGGCCGACAGAGTGTGCGTGAACACCGTCGGCTCGTTCAGGTGCGACTGTCGGCCCGGGTATCGAAGCTCCGGCCTGGGGAGGCTGTGCAGAG ACGTTAACGAGTGTTTGGAGGGAGATTTCTGTTTCCCCAGAGGAGAGTGTGTGAACACTGCAGGATCctacacatgtgtgtgttctcagggATTCACACTGAGTGACAACAGGACCGTCTGCCTCG ATGTGGACGAGTGTGTGAAGCCGGGCGTGTGTGTGGACGGTCGCTGTGTGAACACTGAAGGCTCCTTCCAGTGCCAATGTCAAACCGGCTTCACCACCAACCCGGAGAAGACGGCCTGCCTcg ATGTTGATGAGTGCGTGTCGTCCGGCGGCTCGGTGTGCGGCTCGCAGCGGTGTGAGAATACGATTGGTTCGTACCACTGCCTCACTTCCTGTGACCCGGGCTACCAGGTCACACAGAGCGGCAACTGCATGG ACATCGATGAATGTGCCAATCAGACGGTGTGTGGAGACCACGCCCTCTGCCAGAACCTGATAGGAACCTACCTGTGCGTGTGTCACCAGGGATTCACCTCCACCGCCAATGGAAAGGCCTGTGAGG acgaggacgagtgtgtgtctctgcccGGTGTGTGCGGTTCTGCTCGTTGCGAGAACGTCGAGGGTTCcttcatgtgtgaatgtgacagGCGAGGAGATGAGTTCGACGCCAGCAGCAGACGGTGTGTCAGCGCCACTCAACCAG cagagagacagcctggctcctcctcctcctcctccttccatgTCAGTGTGGTGGAGCTGGCGCCGATGCTCCCCCCGCTCCCCGCGGCCCGTCCAGGTGAGCTGAGGGAGTGTTACTACAACCTGGCGGAGCGAGgcacctgcagcctgctggcCACCAACACCAGCCAGCAGGAGTGCTGCTGCACGGTGGGCGAGGGCTGGGGGCTGGGCTGCCAGTACCACACCTGCCCGTCCGcagacacag ccgagtttctgtctctgtgtcccagTGGGAGAGGATACGTCACCGCCAGCCCAGCAGCCTTCAGCtacagag ATGTGGACGAGTGTAAGCGCTTCCATCCAGAGGTGTGTAAGAACGGCGTGTGTGTCAACAACATCCCCGGATACAACTGCTACTGCTCCAGTGGATACGTGTACAACAGCACGCTGCTGGAGTGTGTGG ATCATGAtgagtgtgaggaggagagctgtttcggaggagtgtgtgtgaacaccGTTGGTTCGTATTACTGCAGCTGTCAGCCTCCTCTGGTGCTCGACGACACACAACGCAACTGCATCAACTCCTCCCACCTCACTGTGG ATGAGAACCTGTCGGTCTGCTGGCAGCACGTCACCGCGGACCTGGTCTGTCAGAGTCCTCTGCTGGGGGCTCAGGTCACCTTCAtggactgctgctgtctgtatgGGGAGGGCTGGGGGATGGAGTGCGCCCTCTGTCCCTCCACGGACTCCG aggacTACGCCAGCCTGTGCAGCTCGTTCGTTCCTCTGTTTCCTGAGAGTTTTCCAGAATCCAGCAGACCAGAAACAGGAGTGAGACCAGGAgctggacgaggaggaggagcag CTCCTCCGTTCTTCCCTCCCTACAGTCCGGACTCCTTCCCTCCGGCTGTGGTTCCTGGCAGAGACTTTGGTCCAGACTATGACGATTActctccagcagggggcagcaggtCCGGCTTCAGAGGGAGGACGCCCGCCACCTTCAGCCTGCCGGACGGAGCCTATCGCAGGCCGGAGTACAG tgctggTTACTACTCAGAAGGAGACTTCGGCCCCTCCGATGGCTCCCCCCCCAGACCTCCGTCCTTCAGCCTCCCTCTGGACCCCCGGGGTGAGAGGGCATTCGGAGCCCGGCCTCCTCCCCCGTCCCGGCCCGAGGGGTCTCCTCTCAGCCTGGCCCCTCTGCCCGGCGCGCCCTaccaggagcaggaggaggaggaggaggaggaggaggtggcgtGGAGGCCGGGCCCTCCCTTCCCGGGCCCTCCCTTTACtgaaaggagcagaggaggaggagcaggaggagcaccGAGGAGGGTGTTTGAGA GGCGCTATGAGTCCTACGCCGGCCTGAGCGCAGCAGAGGATTGTGGGATACTGCACGGCTGTGAGAACGGCAGGTGCATTCGCGTTGCTGAGGGATACACCTGTGACTGTTACCAAGGATACGAGCTGGACATGACCTCCATGACGTGTATCG atatAAACGAGTGCGAGGACGGCGTCCGCGTGGACTTCCCGTGCGTCAACGCTCGCTGCGTGAACACCGACGGCTCGTTCCGCTGCGTCTGCAGGAGAGGATACGTCATGTCCCGCAGACCCAACCACTGCGTGGCAGCGTAG